One genomic segment of Cottoperca gobio chromosome 21, fCotGob3.1, whole genome shotgun sequence includes these proteins:
- the tnfsf11 gene encoding tumor necrosis factor ligand superfamily member 11 encodes MAATHSEYRGYLRSAVDMEAGQHRFHPVQSSEPTYRSLLFGTLAVMGLLQVASSVAILLHLTGYLQEVDLSTAPHRPIEEVQTEPVLNALRDTRKGRRCKTPKESLPSAHLPIRAHQEFSKKGEPKAITIDWDELHGYHHRMNYQKGKLLVLESGFYYIYAKTCFRYYKYGPEDSSLAGLPPVDVSNTQLIQYVYHESIKLNSKAVVLMKTGSTMRWNNTSYNMYCAQQGRGVRLEQGDALYVNVSNAWMLDPEGEGTYFGAIKLGN; translated from the exons ATGGCAGCTACGCACAGCGAGTACAGAGGCTACCTGCGGAGCGCCGTCGACATGGAGGCCGGGCAGCACCGCTTCCACCCGGTGCAGAGCTCGGAGCCAACTTACCGGTCGCTACTATTCGGGACCCTCGCCGTTATGGGATTGCTTCAGGTGGCCTCCAGCGTGGCGATCTTATTACACCTGACGGGTTATCTGCAAGAG gTAGATCTGTCCACAGCTCCACACCGGCCCATAGAG GAGGTGCAGACGGAGCCGGTGCTGAACGCTCTGAGAGACACAAGGAAAGGCCGACGGTGCAAAACTCCCAAAGAGAGCCTGCCTTCAGCTCATCTACCAATCAGAGCGCACCAGGAGTTCTCTAAGA AAGGTGAGCCGAAGGCCATCACCATCGACTGGGACGAGTTGCACGGATACCACCACAGGATGAACTACCAGAAGGggaagctgctggtgttggaGTCGGGTTTCTACTACATCTACGCCAAGACCTGCTTCCGCTACTACAAGTACGGACCGGAGGACAGCAGCCTGGCCGGCCTCCCACCGGTGGATGTTAGCAACACCCAGCTCATCCAGTACGTCTACCACGAGAGCATCAAACTGAACAGCAAGGCCGTGGTGCTGATGAAGACGGGCAGCACCATGCGCTGGAACAACACGAGCTATAACATGTACTGCGCCCAGCAGGGCCGAGGGGTCCGGCTGGAGCAGGGAGACGCCCTGTATGTCAACGTGTCCAACGCGTGGATGCTGGACCCGGAGGGAGAAGGGACGTATTTCGGGGCCATAAAGTTGGGTAACTGA